The sequence GAGTTTTAAAAAGGAACAACATACCTTGACCATCTTGTCCCAGCCGCAAGAGACAATGATGGGGTTGCTGCTGTTGGGGGAGAAGCGCACGCAGGAGACCCACTCAGAATGGCCCTCATCCTGCAAAGAGAAGAAGTTCATAAGTTCTCACTAAAGATTCGCTGGCTACCAAACATTAGTGATTAGTTTCATTACAATGAGATTAAATCATTGCCGTCTCTATGATAAGGCAAGCAAGATGGGACAAACATGGATGTTTACAGTTAAGTGTTTTGTTCGGCTGCTCATTCGTTAAAACATGACAcctaaatatatacacacacacacacacaggttcaaCAAAAGGTCACTATCATTTGTTGAATGATATTAAGGCACGGCAATGCAGGAAATCAACTTCACTGTTGTTCCATGCTAGttttgtaaaaaatgtttccactgatgACTAATTGAGCAGCATTTTTCCTTATGACATTAATTTGAACTGCATTTGAGAGAAACTACAAATTAAAAAGGGCAGTTTGAAACTTCCATACTATCTAACATCAACTCTGTTTTCAAAGTAGCGTTAAGTCATAACAGTTGAATCCACTAGAATCTAGTTGCACTGACAAACAAGAACAGGGGTCGGCAGCTCACCTGGATAGTGTACTTGCAGACTCCAAGGGTGTTCCACAGCTTGATGGTCTTGTCCCGGGAGCCAGACACAATCTGACGGTTATCAGCAGAGAAGGCCACGCTAAGAACATCCTTGGTGTGGCCAACAAACTGCCGGGTGGTGAGGCCACTGGGGAGACATCACACAACACATTTTAGAGCAACCAAACTGTCGCAAAACCCAAGACACCCAAGTAGAAGGAAGCGTCCACAATCGCTACAGCTACACTGGGTATGAACTAATGTCTCTTTTACAAAAGCTACACACTGATTTAAGAGTCAATACAACTTTTCTTTAATCCGTTTTCTGGGTCTACACGGTGAAAGTTAAAGCTGGAGAAGGTATATGTACCATTTAATTCATCATCTCTagggtaaaaaataaaagatttttgtGAATTGGCATCATCCTTAATCCATGAATATGTAATCTTATCACTGGATGGATTTTTGTCCCAAACTCTGCCAGTAATGCCACTTCGTCCCGTCAGACTTGTGCTGATAAAGACATTGTCAGTAACAGCTGATACTTTCAGCGTGGCTTCCTGGTGTTTTAGAAATGAGAGACAATCTAaagtacaattttaattttgattgaAATCAGAACAAAAGTTTGTAGATGATATGTTGCAGCATCATATGACTGACTAAAAAGAACCAGATTTCACATAATTCTGCTTTCTCAGTTATTTAAACTTGTATTTTAGAGATATTAGCCATATTACCCTAAACCCTGATAGAGGCCATTTTTAACATCTGTCACATTTCTGTCTATTTTGAGATCCATCAAGTTGATGCAATGTCAACCAGAGTAACTGGAAACACTGTTTAGGCTGTGTTTCTATCAACTTAACTCTCTTTACCCAGACCTGGTGTAGCTCTGCTACAGGAGtcacaaaaaatgtgtgaatcCTACAGCTGAGCTACACCAGGTCCTGGTAAAGTGTATTAAGTTTTACAACAAACTTGCTACTCATTATGCAGTGCAGTTACAAAAATTTTGGGATGAAATTTAATTACTTTAAGTAGAATCAgcataaaaaagacagattacATGTTTCCTGCTACAGAAATCATATCCTAGGTCGTATCTGACTCTATGCATGCTGAATCATGCATGAAAGATTAAGGAAACTTCTGCTTTACTTTTACCTGCAGTCCCACAGGTGTTTCACAAGTACACATACAAATCGCCTACAGCAGCCCTTCAGAGGAAACTACATGACCACCTGACCAGTAGTGAAGAGATATCCACAACCTGCACTTACGTGGTGAGGTCCCACAGGCGGAGGGTGCCGTCCCAGGCGCCTGACAGGGCGAACTGTCCATCTGAGGAGATGACAACATCACTTACAAAGTGAGAGTGGCCCTTCAGGGAGCGCTGGGGGATGCCATAGTTGGTCTCATCACGGGTCAGCTTCCACATGATGATAGACTTGtctgaaaagaacaaaaatacatgcagatttttttttactccaggTTTATAATTCATTCAGGAAAAGAGCAGATAAGTTTAGACATTAGCATGCAATGCTAACATGGCAAGAGAACACGGTCAAACATTTAGCCAACAGGCTAAATATACGAAGATTTTAAACAACTATGTCACTTCACTTGTCTGTTATTACACGTGTCAAACATGCAATGTGTGTATCTGAGGCTGAGTTTCATTAGACGCTAGGCAGTGTTAGCTAGCTCGGCTAACCGGCGTCTTTTCAACAAAGTTTGAGCACTTTCTGTCAGTGTAACAAGAAACTACAACAACGTTATACACCCCCGTCGTAGTTTCtacatctttaatgtttcactCACACACGTAGCGTCGTTTATCTTACGTTACGGCAGCCAACCAGCTAGCTGACTAATGCTATCCCGGCCATGTTGGCGGAGCCGGCGGGGGGAAGCCTCACCTCGGGACGCCGACAGGATCATGTCGGGATACTGGGGTGTAGTAGCGATCTGGGTGACCCATCCACTGTGCCCCTTCAGGGTCCCCCTCACTGTCATCTGCTCGGTCATTTTGGCGAGGTTCGGTGGCGCCTTTTGCAAGGATGGATTCGGATTTTTCAGAGGTCCAAGGCAACCTAGGTCCTCATCGCATCTGGGCACAGAGGAAAAGGAAGTTCACACCCGGATGCAATAACTATGAGGGGTGAGCAGGCCGCAGAGGATGCTGGGAGATGTGGACTTCACGCTTTTTCACTTGCAGATGGCTGAAAGTCTCACAATATTCAACCTACACTGGTTTGAGAAACTTAGTATGAAATGTTTGTGATCTAATGGAGGTTTTATGCTTCTGAATTAAACCGCATCTGTAAAACAAATACTCCCCTTTTGACATCATACAACACTCTCAGTCATTCACATGGACCCATAGAGAATGTATGTGGTGCTTTCAGGTTTACAAACTGCTCAGATACTCATCAGTGATAAGAAATGTAATAACACAATTATAGGGAAAacgttaaaaatgttttttctcgATTTTATAAGAGACACTAAAGTCAAAGTAAGAGACAACAAGACTGCAATATCAAATAAATACTCTTTAAATTGACAATTTCTCCTAGACAGCGGTGGtagatcctttactttagtaaaagtaccaatactgcaatgtaaaaatactcttaaTAGTATGACAAAATACTATTACAAGTAAATGTCCTGCATGGAAAATCCTGCTTGAGTAAAAGAACATAAGTATTGGCAGCTAAATGTAGTATTATGTAATGTagtaaagtattgcagtaaaagtagtggtttggtccctctgactgatatattattatatatgacatcattagattattaatactgaagcatcagtgtgtaagcagcatgttactgttgtagctgctggaggtggagctagtttgaactactttatatacagttagctggtttagtccagtggttcccaacctagggatcgggcccctccaaagggtcaccagataagtctgaggggtcgtgagatgattaatgggagacgaaagaagaaaaaacaaagttctgatattcaaatctgttttcagttttgggactttttctctaatctttgatgtttggtgaaatattggatcgtttgaacatttattgaaatgaaaccatgtgaggagtttaaagggaaaaatcagtatttggtggagctgttaacaactcatagagATCTGAAATGTGaacccgactacacactgctttttgttagatgtcaaaaatgttggaaaccactggtttcatcttcagcaatgtgttgtattttaaaagctttttatatgatccattgtgttaaatattcatctgaaacctaattaaagctgtcaaataaatgtagtggagtagaaagtacaatattagGTACAATAAGTTTTTCAAATTCAGCTTGAGGTCGATGTGAatcttttttattcatgttccCATCAGAGTTTTGGCTGAGCTTGCATAATTGGTTAACAATATCTTACCATTTGACTACATTTGAAATTCTAGTTTATCTAGATCATCTGTGTAAAGAAATATCTGTTTTAGGTAATATCATATGGATTAACCTGGTTTATAAATGAATTTAAGAATTACTTTTCTTCTTTACAGATGCAAGTTCGAACACATCAGCCAGTACAACAACTGTGTCGAACTGTCTtggtttcatgtgttttgtcttgACTTGTGACCAagattgtggttgtttttttctgctgtccCTTCATCTGTTTTATTGAATGTGAACAATCAATGCTACAAcaattattgacattttttaaaatctctttgtAAGGAGGATTGATCCCATgtatgttaatttatttttcttgatcTATGTTCTTTGTTCATTTATGGTTATGATAGCcagctgtttttgttctttttttctaagGTCTTTGTATTGTTATTGATAGGAATGCATTGTTATTGTTCCTACAAGAATAGTTATTGTAAGgccaaattaaatttttgaaaaaagaaaatgtacatcCAGTATAtccaaagtgatcattttaaaatcattagcaatactgtatgtaattttgaacatattatattatttacacTTCTCTAAACAGGAGTTAAGAGACaattctttcttattattacaCCCACCTATCAGTGTACAAGGTTTAAAGATAACAGTGAGATCACAAACCTTTAATACTGTATCCATTTAGATCGACTGTTTTTGAAATCTGCATCATGATGTCAGCAGTGCAGTCATGTTATTAATTGATaggatatttttttaaaataatctttgttttttatgtgttagCTGAAGCTACAAAGTTCAAACACATTGTTGAAGTATTTACTGAAATTGTGAATGCAtgcttttatgtaaaaaatatgtatttacctATTACCTCATTTAAACATATAGATGAATGCAACACAGATATATAATCCCATGATGGTCTATGACTATAACAAACGTGGCACCAATTTAATAgtcacaaacactgaacaacaaaTATAGGATCATTTGTTCAAACTAGCgttatttaaaattaaaaacataaaattcagAGTTGTTAACAGTTCAAGCAGATGTTAATGCTGTATGACTGTGTTCCAGTTTTTAACTGCAACCAATTGTGCAACCTGTTGTTGAGTCTTAGAAACAATGAGCTCATTCAACTGTAACAATGGAGGACATATGCGAATGATTTGTGAAAATGTCTCTGCATTAGTTTGATTACATTTGTAAAATCAAGAGCACACATCTGTACTGGCCTGATGGCTAACGAACCATTATCTGCGCTTCATATAGGCATATTTGAGTCAGATGCTCCaaagcaacttttttttcacttttaatagCTTATTAGGAAAACAGCGATGCCATAACTAACACCATGTGGATGAGAACATTTTCAACAAGTGTTGTGTGGAGTTAGATTAAGCTAATGAAATGCTCTGTTGATTTccacagggaggtcagaggtcaacagCAACTTCGAGGTGAGACGAATTTATGAACACATTGAGCAGGATGCATCAAATCTGGAGACTTTTCCACTAAtgtctgtactgtatttatttaaatgcagCTTTGGTTCAGTTTTATAGGGGCTCATACATGGAGCAGGGCAGTTATTTCACTTGTAGTACCTACAATTATGATGTATTGGCCTCTGATTGTAATTTTTTGCTCATTTGTGTAGAGACATATCAAAGGGAATGAATATCTTTAACTTAAAGGACCAGATTTTCTGGTGTTGTCCCATTTATAATTTGCACCTCTAACCAAATTCATTTGTCACTGGAGGCTTTGATGACTTTTCTAAGTAATTACATGCCTATGTGTTATGTCATTGTATTTTCTGTTCACAGAGTACGGGGTAGTGTTGgttgaataatttattaatgttaaatgaATGTATACTTCATAAATAATTCTGTGATTATGATTCAATGAACAAGAAACCATAAAACTGGAGAGTTTATTTCAGTCTGCATGTTTAGTTCACCAAATTTCACGTTATACATATTTAGACAAGTAATTACAAAAATAGCTTAATTCTTTTACAACCAAATacacaaccaaaacaacatTCTCACAAAGTCAAGCTAATACTGCGATATATAATTTGCTTAAACACCAAACCGTATGCAGACACTGTGCCGTGTGCTGACTCCATTAAGCCttaaaactgaaactgatagaatctgcaaaagaaataaacacatgtaATAATGTTAAGTGACAGATAACCATCAGCTTGCAGTGAAAATGCCAAGGACAGTGTGGTTTAGAGTTAAACCATTCTGCTTTATCGTTTCTCATTCGACATTGTTTATCATGTCtttcaaataaagttttgtatttttgctatTCTACCTTAGCTTATTGATATGGATCTcatttacagaaaacatttctAGAATAACTTTAACTTCATAAATCAATGATACTGTACAGGTATATTTGTTGCGCTGACCCTgctaacataaaaaaataaaataaattagtgGGACTTTACATCAAATTCATCCTTATAATATGAAAATTGTTTTGTGTGAAGTCAGTAATGCAACTTTGGCATTTCGcaagtactgtatatgtaaactGACCCTTGCAAAAATAAAGCTGATAAGACGTTACGTTACACACCGACTTTGCTCTAATTTCAGACCTAAACAGGAACCACCAGTGGAGGGATATGTGACCTACATCATGACTACTGTACTATAACATTAGGCAGTTTACAGATCAGCTGGTGGACATTTTTAATTAAGAGTTATTAAGAGATAAATGTGTAAGTGAAATGCAGCTCTCCTACACTGTCATTTGAACAAATTACCTAACTGGAATCGCAGATGAAGCAAGAATTTAAATCATGTAAAAAGATCCGGCACATGTAAATACACCACTGATTAGCTCAAAACGCCATTTGGAAACTGTCATTGTCACTTTTTCACACCTCACATATCCATTCATGTCCATGTGTTTAAAATGGAGATCATGtctaaaaacatacttaaaaagaacaaactcaaacatatattgtatattgtatataacGCTTATATTGACCCTGTTTGGATTTGCAAAAGTTGCAGTGTTGGTGGTTGTGGGAGAGAAATGGAATTAGAAATGTTTAGCAGCCTGTATGTGGATGGtgacaaaatataatttaccaattaaacatcaaacaattaaaatgttgtaaatgatAGCTGTCTTGTCTGGTGGATAACTTGAACATGTATGCTGCCTTACAAAAATATAACAACTGAATATGATTAATATTGTATCAAAAAGTGCAACTAATATTAATGTAGAATATACAGATGCCCActaagaaaatgtaaaataccaTTTTCtatgaatgtgttcatgttaacagaATAATAATGACTCCATGTTATCTCTGACCTGTATACATGTAGCAGAATATCTGAAAATAGCCAAGtacaaattctttttttccttacaATATCTTTAAACAACGATCCATGTGTAtctgtgcacatgtgtgaaTCTGCCAAGTATATGAGGAGTAGAGCTTTCAATGGATACATGAAAGTATTTCAGCACCAAAAAAATTATTACATCTGAGAAAAATGTATTACAAAGACCAAAACACGCTAATAAAAGTTGCGTGATGGCAAAGAATGAAACAGTTTGTGATAACTGAAAGAAAGTACACACAGGAAATGTAAAATAACTGAGTTATAAACCATTGTGGTAAAATGTATTgctgaataaaaatgaataatttccaaaaaaatgGTTGTGAATACATTTGATTCAAATTTCATACTTTAGTATGTTAGTCCTTCAGTCCAGATGACTAATAATGATtcaaaaaaatatcaaacaaacacacatttaagtCAGCAGCAAGAACTTTAACTGTCATCCAGAGAAACTGGCAACAGCGATTAAAACATTACGTGTTCATATGTGATTAAAAGATAATGAGCAGTGGATGTTACACTGGAAACAATTAAGAAAATATTGATTGGCAATCATTTGTCAAGGCAATTAAAACAGAACCAATGTAGTAAGCTGATCTGCCCTCTAGTTGAAACACTGACACATTGGTTTATCATGAATACTATAAATGGTTCCTTCAAATCTGGCTTTGAAGTTTCCTTATCTATAAATTCCACAAACATGGCAATGCACAGGAATGCAAAATGTAACTGGACGACGATATAAgaatataacagaataaaacaaacaacacacaggtCACCACTGCCTCAAGTGTAAGCCATAAAAAGGTAGACTTACTGACTTTGTCTGAGTGGTTTGTTAAAATGGAAAGACTATTAAAgactgcaaatgaaaatgaatctaCTGTCGTTTGAGGTTTCAACGAGGGACCACAAGTCAGTCTTACAAGCTGTCGGGATGCTAAACAACGCTGTGCCTTGTTATGATCATGCATTTAATTAGTGAAGACCTTAACAAAAGAGCCATACAAGAGATCACCATATCATGTTCAATGTATCTGTGCAGTAAATCCTTCCTTATG comes from Thunnus maccoyii chromosome 8, fThuMac1.1, whole genome shotgun sequence and encodes:
- the rack1 gene encoding guanine nucleotide-binding protein subunit beta-2-like 1, with translation MTEQMTVRGTLKGHSGWVTQIATTPQYPDMILSASRDKSIIMWKLTRDETNYGIPQRSLKGHSHFVSDVVISSDGQFALSGAWDGTLRLWDLTTGLTTRQFVGHTKDVLSVAFSADNRQIVSGSRDKTIKLWNTLGVCKYTIQDEGHSEWVSCVRFSPNSSNPIIVSCGWDKMVKVWNLANCKLKTNHIGHTGYLNTVTVSPDGSLCASGGKDGQAMLWDLNEGKHLYTLDSGDTINALCFSPNRYWLCAATGPSIKIWDLEGKIIVDELRQEVISTNSKAEPPQCTSLAWSADGQTLFAGYTDNLIRVWQVTIGTR